Genomic window (Nitrospirales bacterium LBB_01):
TGCTCTTGCTGCGGATTCCTTAGATGACCTCATTGTTGCGTGGTTTAATGAGCTCATATATAATTTTGATGCTTTTGGGTTTCTATGTAAAGATGTATCCATAAATGAGCTGTCCCAAAGACACATCAAGGCTGCCGTAAAAGGAGAGATTTTTGATGGGACAAGACATAACAGCGGTTTTATGATAAAAGCTGCCACGTATCATAATCTGAAGTTAGTGTGTGAGCCGTCTTTTTCATCTTTGGAGATAATTCTTGATATATGAGCGTGGAGGATA
Coding sequences:
- a CDS encoding archease: MEILDVSGDIGLRVTSATMEELFVKAACALFSLITDFEKISALESREIALAADSLDDLIVAWFNELIYNFDAFGFLCKDVSINELSQRHIKAAVKGEIFDGTRHNSGFMIKAATYHNLKLVCEPSFSSLEIILDI